The following coding sequences lie in one Arachis hypogaea cultivar Tifrunner chromosome 4, arahy.Tifrunner.gnm2.J5K5, whole genome shotgun sequence genomic window:
- the LOC112797432 gene encoding uncharacterized protein has product MRNRTEGDVKLVRPHKPVKRKRAAKIKKETGPSKRPLIDTTYSVDHIPCSKNRKKKSMSRHLSSLTTSPAKPSPEVVDLTADTDGDPPAFHVEANVKRARDGLTGRHMCNDQLPGAHDVVNLGSLLSLKVERIPQNMDLVFHPMDAMNLSGLELAVATYIFSGDLPQSEILIDVGDCLCSRGALLTLVPRCEVVDDVLNVVVRMLTTPSEKQHWYLPTSIMQAAIDGQSLTTGNMTSLRNKYMRSKVDRVTRIYQPMWCDRHWYLMIIDVPRKKLIYLDSLRDPHQADARKTWMMRVALYLEGLTLGKSWLSGEGALRPRFSAFDFEEPDVPQQEGNSMDCGIWVAQWMIREHL; this is encoded by the exons ATGAGAAATCGAACAGAAGGCGATGTGAAATTAGTGAGACCGCATAAACCGGTAAAGCGAAAACGAGCagcgaaaataaaaaaagaaaccgGCCCATCAAAGCGACCACTTATTGACACCACATATAGTGTCGACCACATTCCGTGTAGTAAGAACAGAAAGAAGAAGTCGATGTCGCGACACCTCTCAAGTCTTACAACATCACCAGCTAAGCCCTCACCTGAAGTG GTGGATTTAACCGCCGACACAGACGGAGACCCGCCAGCATTCCACGTCGAGGCCAACGTAAAACGTGCGAGGGATGGACTAACTGGGCGGCATATGTGCAACGACCAGCTCCCTGGTGCCCACGACGTGGTCAACTTAGGTAGTCTGCTCAGTTTGAAGGTGGAGCGAATTCCGCAG AATATGGACCTGGTCTTCCATCCGATGGACGCAATGAATTTGTCCGGACTGGAATTAGCCGTAGCAACGTACATCTTTAGCGGAGACCTTCCACAGAG TGAAATTCTGATAGACGTTGGCGACTGTCTCTGTAGTAGAGGCGCACTTCTGACCCTGGTGCCACGATGTGAAGTTGTCGATGAT GTCCTTAATGTAGTGGTTCGCATGCTAACAACTCCCTCCGAAAAACAACATTGGTACCTACCGACCAGTATTATG CAAGCTGCAATCGACGGTCAATCCCTGACCACCGGGAACATGACATCCTTGCGTAACAAGTACATGCGGAGCAAGGTGGATCGCGTTACGAGG ATTTATCAGCCGATGTGGTGTGACCGGCACTGGTACCTAATGATTATTGATGTTCCAAGGAAGAAGTTGATATATCTCGACTCACTTCGGGACCCGCATCAGGCAGATGCTAGGAAAACATGGATGATGCGAGTG GCGCTTTATCTCGAGGGACTCACGTTAGGAAAGTCGTGGCTGTCGGGTGAGGGAGCGCTGCGTCCAAGGTTTTCGGCGTTTGACTTCGAAGAGCCGGATGTCCCTCAGCAAGAGGGGAACTC CATGGACTGTGGCATATGGGTTGCCCAATGGATGATTCGAGAACACTTATAG